A genome region from Populus alba chromosome 5, ASM523922v2, whole genome shotgun sequence includes the following:
- the LOC118029974 gene encoding LOW QUALITY PROTEIN: probable protein phosphatase 2C 80 (The sequence of the model RefSeq protein was modified relative to this genomic sequence to represent the inferred CDS: inserted 1 base in 1 codon), whose product MPSGXLFKLNFGIKRAIVGRNSIPLVSKTSQFSSRRSLVRSSMAASSSKAVFGDVHIDDMIAICGNGLEFSKPSAVFFSDRSRSSCLKSSVKMRNRELPNSRLVCGNFMLDAMRGNGKANNLVVGTLLKNLYSSSSVCFSARAAQDVSFDGNSREEQNTVDYRNLKLLSGSCYLPHPDKEETGGEDAHFICEDEQAIGVADGVGGWADVGVNAGEFSRELMSHSVSAIQEEPNGSLDPARVLEKAHAKTKAQGSSTACIITLKSEGIRAINLGDSGFMVVRDGCTIFRSPVQQHGFNFTYQLESGNGGDLPSSGQVFTIPVTPGDVIIAGTDGLFDNLYNNEVAAVAVHAIRTGLGPEAAAQKIAALARQRAVDRNQQTPFSTAAQDAGYRYYGGKLDDITVVVSYITNSANT is encoded by the exons ATGCCATCTG GTCTTTTCAAACTGAATTTTGGAATAAAGAGAGCTATTGTTGGTAGAAATTCGATTCCTTTGGTGTCGAAGACTAGTCAATTTTCATCAAGGAGGTCTCTTGTTAGGAGTTCAATGGCTGCTTCCAGTTCTAAAGCTGTCTTTGGTGATGTTCATATTGATGACATGATTGCCATTTGTGGGAATGGATTGGAGTTTTCAAAACCCAGTGCTGTTTTTTTCTCTGATAGAAGTCGTTCTAGTTGTCTAAAATCGAGTGTTAAAATGAGAAATAGGGAGTTGCCAAATAGTCGTTTGGTGTGTGGAAACTTTATGCTTGATGCAATGAGAGGGAACGGTAAGGCAAATAATTTAGTTGTTGGAACATTGTTGAAGAACTTGTATTCTTCGTCTTCTGTGTGTTTCTCTGCTAGGGCTGCTCAAGATGTGTCCTTTGATGGGAATTCTCGCGAGGAACA GAATACTGTTGATTACAGAAACTTGAAGCTGCTCTCTGGATCATGTTACTTGCCACATCCTGATAAGGAGGAGACTGGTGGGGAAGATGCTCACTTCATATGTGAAGATGAACAAGCTATAGGTGTAGCAGATGGTGTAGGAGGCTGGGCAGATGTAGGAGTCAATGCAGGGGAATTTTCTCGTGAACTTATGTCTCATTCAGTAAGTGCAATTCAAGAGGAACCCAATGGTTCCCTTGACCCAGCCAGGGTGTTGGAGAAGGCTCACGCAAAAACAAAAGCTCAGGGTTCTTCAACGGCCTGCATCATTACCCTTAAAAGTGAG GGAATACGTGCTATTAATCTGGGAGACAGCGGATTCATGGTGGTGAGAGATGGATGTACTATCTTCCGATCCCCAGTGCAGCAGCATGGCTTCAATTTTACATATCAACTGGAAAGTGGCAATGGAGGTGATCTACCCAGCTCTGGGCAG GTTTTTACAATTCCTGTTACTCCTGGTGATGTCATTATAGCTGGGACAGATGGATTATTTGACAACTTATATAACAATGAGGTTGCTGCTGTTGCGGTGCATGCTATAAGAACTGGCTTGGGGCCCGAAGCAGCTGCTCAGAAGATTGCAGCTTTGGCACGCCAGCGAGCAGTCGATAGGAACCAGCAGACACCGTTTTCCACTGCAGCTCAAGATGCTGGGTACCGATACTATGGTGGCAAACTCGATGACATCACTGTCGTTGTGTCATATATAACAAACTCCGCCAATACGTGA